A stretch of the Cyanobacteria bacterium GSL.Bin1 genome encodes the following:
- a CDS encoding zinc ribbon domain-containing protein, with protein PNCPTCDGKSQRIFSVPHFNLSSGGAFLKARQTSEPKLEKREKEPSQPNYQSHKRDRPWMIGH; from the coding sequence CCCCGAATTGTCCCACTTGTGATGGGAAAAGCCAACGCATTTTTTCGGTTCCCCACTTTAATCTCAGTTCTGGTGGCGCTTTCTTGAAAGCCAGACAAACCAGTGAACCGAAATTGGAAAAGCGAGAAAAAGAACCCTCGCAACCCAACTACCAAAGCCATAAGCGAGATCGACCTTGGATG